Genomic segment of Rana temporaria chromosome 12, aRanTem1.1, whole genome shotgun sequence:
gctgacttttaataaacatacaaatggctggaactcccctttaaatctacgctgggtttccttggcgtaagccagcgtaggtggaagtgggcgtgagccatgctaatgaggcgtgaccccatgcaaatgatgggccaagcgtcatagaagtacttaaaacgaacggcgcatgcgccgtcccatggacgtatcccagtgcacatgttcagaatcacgtcgaaactactccctaagatacaacggatcactgcctacgacgtgaacgtaacctacgcccagccctattcacgtactacgtaaacgacgtaaaatacgacggctgtgttccctggtccatacgtttgcatgagttgcacctcatatatggggaataactttacgccgggcgtacgacttacgtaaaccgcgtatattatgcgccgggcgcatgtacgttcgtgaatctacgTATCTCTCTCATtagcatatgtgaataggaaatcaatgggagcgccacttgcggccagcgtaaatatgcgcccaagatacgccggcgtaggaaagttacgtcggtcggatgaagcatattttcaggcgtatctcggtttcagagtccggcgcatagatacgacggcgcatatttacacctacgcggcgtatctcgagatacgtcggcgtaagtgctttgtgaatccgggccaagaagATATACAAAGATAAAACCACGTAACATGGTAGTGAACCATCACTTAAACCATATCCCAGAGAGCCAAAGGTAAGAGACAAACCAGTCACAAGTACTGTTGCAAAGagtgtgtcagaaaccatgaatcagaccaagacagaagtagagttaaatcacacttgtttaataataataataataataataagaagaaaataaacagagtaagcgtggTCAAAACATAGCTCAGGTACCGGATCGAATACtcagacaagccaaaggtcagggagcCAGATATGAACATAATAGAACAGCAAGcctggatcaggagccagaagggacatcagccaagcaaagtcttcaacaggaacgcaggagaaagtctctgtgatgttgaccaaggcgaaggtaGAGATCAtctgaactggaaggcttaagtaggcaggactgacgtgcaggatcatcaacaggtgagtcactgtggagagataggagctgccAATTAGCCGACAGCTTATTGGTGGATTCCCATTTATTAACCGTTCTTGAAATGTTTATACTCCTTATTTTGCTGTGGGAGCCCAGACATTGGATTGAATGTCATTGCGCATTCTATTGTTATCCCTTGTTCAGTCTTGGGTATATCTCTGGAGGTTATTTGATTGAATACACTCTACCTATCTCATGTTCTTTTATGTATAATTGTTTGATAAACAGTTAGTgataccaaccccccccccccccaggaagacaTATGCTATTGAAAAGCTGAAATGCGTTGGGTAATATGTACATCTGCCACTTTGGAGTATCATGGATATGGTTCAttaccattttttgtgattttatCTTTGCATATGTACTTTTATCTTGTGTAGCCCTCTGAGGTGACTTTTCAATCTTATGAGGTTAATTAGGGCTTTGtagtttttattaaaacatttggtATTTACTTTGGGTGTCTAAaaagtcttagggccagattctcaaagacttatgatggtgtatctccagatacgccgtcgtaagtccgaatggccgccgtcgtatctatgcgcctgattcatagaatcagttccgcatagatttggccaagatacgagtggcgtaagtatcctacgccgtcatatcttggggtgcatatttaatatgtaaatgagcaagatacgccgattcacgaatgtacgtacgctcgtcgcaattagttatgccatttacgtaagacatacgccggcgtaaagataaagctggtctctaggtggcgcagcccatgcaaggtatggacgtcggaacaggcgtatctttttacatcgttcacgtaagtcgtacgcgaatagggctgtgcgtaagttacgttcacgtcgtaggcagtgttcgacgtatcttaggctttGTATCTGAtgcatgcgcactgtgatacgtccacggacggcgcatgcgccgttcattcgaagcgtcatttacgtggggtcatgcttaatttacataaaacacgcccacctcttccacatttgaattacgcgcgcttacgccggccgatttacgctacgccgccgtaacttaggacgcaagtgctttgtgaatacagcacttgcctctctaagtagcggcggcgtagcataaataagatacgctacgcccgcacaatgtAATGCCGCCCTATGTGAATCTACGCCTTAGTATCTTCCCTGTTTCCTTTAATGTTATCTAGGTCTTACTTCCTTAAATTGAGTTATCAGTTTATTGTGGACTAATGCTTTAAAAAGGTCCATTTACTTACTACGATTGGAAAGATTGGCTACACTTTTGGGTATGTTTAAATTAGTATATATCTGAATAGGATTATAAAAATATACTCCAGGGAAACAGCCGAATCCTTAGTAgaaatacacatactgtataggAACCAATTTTAACTTGCCATGGCCTTGTAATATGTGTTTCTTTATACCTTACAGATCAGGCTGGGCATATTTTCAGACTGCCATCTATCCAAGAATCCGTGCCTTTGCATTGGAAGTTTCTGAGGCATATTCCATCCCTGTGCCAAGAGACTGGAGGCAAACCTTACTGCTGGTCCTAACGTGTTCCATTATGTCATCTTTATCTGGAATTTTCCTTTTCACCTGGCTATTTCATTCCCTACTCTATGATCATTTTCCTGCCTTCGTGTTGTCTACCATCTTGGCCCTTCTTCTCTGGGGACTCCTCGTCCTTGTTCACCCCATTCGTTGCATGTTGACCATCATAATCCCAACTCTCGGCACCAAACAAGGCTCTCGATTATTGCTGTCGACCTGTTTCATGGTCATAGCTCTGAACATCATTCCTAATATCTTTCAAAACCTCAAAACTATCTTTCAGATATTCCGCTGCATTTCTCAGCACTCTACAGAGCAAATATTAAACTCCACCAAAAGCTTCACAGATCTTGCTCATGATGTGAACAACCTGGTGACAGACACCACCTGCACCATGGAGACACTGAGTGGGAAGTTTGCTCCAGAGGTCAACATTGTAGCCCAAGTCAATGCCTCTGCGGTATCTAATGTGATAGCTCAAGCGGGGAACAGGCTGAAGGTTAACTTTGAAACTGCAGAATCACTTTTCAAGGATATTATGCTTATGGCCAATAGAGTTATGGCTGGGATTTTCATTGTCTACACGTTGGTAGGTGCGACTTGGTACTTACGAAGCTACTTAACCAATATCAAATTTGACAACAAGTACATTACAAGTCAGCTGGAGCAGTTGGCCAAGAAGAAGAAAGTATCAAATCTGGCCAGTGTCTCCTCGATTAAACTGATCAAATCAACAGGATTTAAGATGTCCAAGAAGGAGCTTGGGGCCAGCTTGTTCCGCTGTCTGGTGATTTTGCTGTTTGTCCTACTTACGGTGCTGATCATAACCGCGGACCACATAGTCTTCCACTTTACTGTAGCCGTTGGCCAATGGGTAGATAGTCTACCGTCTCTACAAGTTTTGTTTGATTTGAAATATCAAGCAGATGTAAGTATCATTAAAATAATCCCATTGTGACAGAAATATCTATAAAAATGTCTAGGCAATGGTCCATCTGATCTCTAAGGGGGCATTCAAGTTTAGAATGGTTGAGCCTCTCTTTTGGCAAAGACCACGTGACCAAAGCCCTAGACCAGCAATTCTCAACCAGGGTAcagtggaaccctagggttcctccagaggtggctaggggttccttgagctgtggctgatttacCTCCTGTTTCATAGTGCCTAAATACTTCTGAGCCAATGCCACTTGGAGCAAGTggtatgacaccaatgatctttataGCTCTCTGTATAAGGGCCATTCTTACCACCACTGTAAAAAAGGGCATTCTTTTCACTGAAGTAAGGggcattgttcccactgacccccaatgaatgggttttatcaggggttccccgagacctgaaaattattttaagggttcgTCCGGGGGTAAAAAGGCTGCCCAAGACATTCAGAcaatttatcccactgacaccaatcaagGGGGAAATTTCTCCCACCATcaaaagggcacaattcctcccactgataccaaagattgggcagaattcctcccattgacaccaacaatggggcggaATTTCTTCCActcacaccaacgatggggcagaattccttccattgacacagatgatggggcactattccttccactgacagcgtggggcactaatcctccaaatgacaccaaatataggccattgtttactcccactggacgctaggacattttctactcccactggctctagtctggcccccctaaagcccaaaagacagtaaactggcccttggtttaGAAAGTTTTGAGGTCTCTGCAAAACTAAAAACAAGCCTCTAAGTTTCTTTTGTGATAGGTTCCCATTAAAAGAAGAACTTTGTGGATCGGGGGAAGAGTTACAATATCTGTTtggtttccttcacttcctgtgtgATCACTAGGACGGGAACCAGGTAGAATCtctcaactgggggggggggcacagaaatCAACATAACCTGTGTCCTTCTATagctttcccctcacttcctgcctaGTGACTGCAcaagaaggaaaaagagaaaatctCCTCAAATGGAACACAGCAATAAAATCCTGACACAGGGTCTAACCCTTTGTCAGGCTCCAGTAGACTTCAACAAATTGATGGCCGTCTGCACACAGACATCGACTCCCTGTTGCATAAATGTAAATGAGAAAGGTAAAAGATGGCTTCAGCTCTTGTTCTTCACCAGTAGAGAACTTCTCAGACTCGTCTTGCCCTTTTTGGGGCCTCTACAATAAAGcctctgtcaggtcacctgtggccagatgacagatgcaccccgttggagtcaggagtgcaccacaaggtagagaaccctatggcagactgctgcggatggaacacagagtggatatgggaggcaggtccactggagcacaaacagggatcccacaggaagtttgagcccaagattccccggggcgcggagtctaagatccagcaggtattcaccagagcctctagttgtgaggatggccttagctgcaactgaatccaggtcgcagcccccagagtcccctagctcacgctccgtagggcatagaggagagaggggaagcagccattcaggatacaagagatagtgaggggtaagccaaggtcagggcgacaagcagacaggataaacaaaggacaggccaaaggtcagggtcacaagcaaacaggaatagcaggggacaagccaagatcggaacacagagataaacgtagcacacggcaagcaggaacccaaacacacaatgcttaacaaacaacgttgatcagcacggctagcttgcagtgcacaggttaatatagtgttcactgatagggcctggggtggagccatgttgcaggagagattacttaagcagcccGGTGAGAGTGactggcctctaaggtgaacacttggaggaggtaagctgacagacaaacattcctgcatatccatgacatctTCCAAAAGGGCGAAACGCATCTGAGGAGTTTTTCTACAGGTGGAGAACAGGTGCTGAAGCCATCTTTTACCCTTTTCTTTTACATTCTTTTACATTTATGCAGCAGGGAGTTGGTGTGCAAGCGGCCACCATTTTGTTAAAATCAAACAGCGCTTTCTTGAAGAGTATGTGTGTTTGCTATAAATGGTAATTCATACCTTTTATGTTTGTAGGTGACCGTCTTAGGAGTTTTCAAAGTAAATCATGTCACCTATTCCCGAGTACTTGAGTCAAACGtgacgtttttttccccacactgtACCCGCCCGGCAAGCCCACCAGAGAGCTCCACCACGGCAGCAATCGGTCTCATCTACTGCGTTTTATTTGGTATGGTCTTTTTGGAAGCCTACGCCCAACGCTTCTGCCGAAAGATCTCCGCCACATTTTACAGAAGGAGGGAGGAAGAAAGAGTTCAATACTTGTTAGATCAGATCCAGAAAAAGCTTCAAGATGGTCCACAGAACTCAGAGGGTCAGCACTCTACTGAGGCCAGTGCAGACTTCAGGATTGGAGAATCACCGGTCTCGTTTGTAACACTTCCTTAAGAGAACAATACAGACTTTTATGCCATATTTATTTGATCAGAATAATGTGAATAAATATTTGTaactatttatttatacatacatTAAACCATTACATAGGCAGGCTCTGCTTCCTGCTTAGTAGTGCTGCACAGGGACTGTACTTCACTGCTTCGCTCTCACAGTCTACCAGTTAggtccaggggcggatccagagtctagtcttagAAAATACTTTTTTGGGGGTAAATTTATCGGGGCAATgattggtgttggcgcttcaatcatcacggcatcATGGCTGTTATGGTGTCagaatgattgaagcgcattacaggtattactattattacattgttataaaaaatgaataccataatacagaatcagtgggagcctcgAGTgcatcacttgccacgtcacctgccacacgttgtggattgtcacttgccatgtcacctgtcaccagatgtagatgtcacctgtcaccagatgtcaattgccacatcacctgccacacgtagcggattgtcacttgccacgtcacctgtcaccagatgtagattttcactttccacgtcacctgccacacgtagcggattgtcacttgccacgtcaactgatgtagattgtcacttgtcacgtcacctgccacatgttgcggatcgtcacttgccacgtcacctgatgtatattgtcacttgccacgtcacctgccacaagttgcggattgtcatttgtcacgtcatctgccaccagatgtacATTGaaacttgccatgtcgcctgccacacattgcggattgtcacttgccacgtcacctgccaccagatgtacattgaaacttgccacgtcaccagatgtagattgtcacttgccacgtcaccggccaccagatgtagattgtcacttgccacgtcaccggccaccagatgtagattgtcacttgccacgttccAGAGTCACTCAGCAGATTaccagtcaggcagcagagagatgatgtaatctaatctctctgctgccgcgGATGCCTGCACACAGTGCACAGTGAGGGCGaaactgcagggatgcagggcgggcaccgggtggtgagagatgatgtcatctctctgctcccccgccccCCTGCTCCTTGATTGGCCAGCagctgcccacacaccatcatcgGGCCGAGCCGCACAGATGCTCAACAACGGAGCAGCTCACTGGCTCTCTCACACGCTGAACCACCAGCCGGCTCTCTTTTACCTGCGGAGTCGCCCGTCGGCTCTCTCACCCGCATTCTCGGAGGGGGCAATTGCCCCGTTGCCCCCCTGGATCCTCCCCTGGTTAGGTCTGACTTGACTAAAAGGAACAGACCCTCCAAAGAGGTGACTATTTTAGCAGTCATTAATGTAGGATGCCAatcaaattttttggggaaagtgtaggggccccccatgcagctggggcccctgggcagtgcccaggtgtgccctctcattaagacagccctaagCTCACCCAACACCAGCTATAATTAAAATTTCAATTTTGTGTGgatttaatgggggggggggaaagtcgcACAGCGTCTTATATATCGATTTTAACAAAACCAAAGTTATTCTTTAAAAATGAGGAAAGATCACATCTAGCCAACTCTTAAGCTGCACACCTGGTCATCTATATctgaagaacccccccccccccccagagacccTCAAGTCCAAGATGGAGAACATCCAAATGCCTGTTCTACATACGCCTTGATTAAGTGGAACATCTGCTGCATCCCCTGTCCTTTCCAGAATGGCATCCATCTCttcacttccccttctctctgATTGTCTGTTATAAATATAAGATGAAGCCATTGTCTAAGGCTGCCGAGAAGATCTTGAGCCGAGAATGGTCACAGCTTGACTGTGTTTTATTTAAGACCTGACTTTTAAAGCGAGGCGTATTCCCTAAGACCCCAACCTTTCCGCCTGCTTTCAAATCCTATTTACATAAAGAACAGTGCGATCTGAGAGATATGTCAcaataaagtgtacctgtcacccgGACACAGGGAAGGTGGGCTCTTATATGTAGGGTTGTCCTGCTTTCCAAAGTGCACTACACACTGGATACATGTTTatcatctatatctatctatctaaggtTAGGATTAGAGATGATTACCTacagtatattattatttatttatcaattcatctttatctatctatgtaATCATCTTATGTCAATGGAATAATCTATTGCCTATCTAATGatctcctatctatctatctatctatctatctatctatctatctatctatctatctatctatctatctatctatctatctgtctatctactcTATATATATCTAAAGATCTATTATATCTATAAATTGTACTATGTATCTATTTAAATATCTACaatttctatctatctactgtatctatctatctatctatctacctatctatctatctatctatctatctatctatctatctatctatctatctatctatctatctatctgtaacggaatgacccgggacaaacagagactttgtaaggatgaggggtactcctgtaccggcgtcaccaaggagtcttatgtctagggtcaccttatgtccgatagggccatagggtgactgagaaatgatatcctaaattacaggacaggggacatcactgatagttcatattgcaggatcttgagatattgcaagttgttggttaattgtgacccaaccagtcaatagtgactcatttctatgattagccctggctagtgacatgctaattgagtctgcttctgaaagacctctcattgtgtgatgctgctttgtgtgaattttattgatataagatgtgtaatggaacttgccaagctgtatgcggagacagaacgtctgtctagggatgtggattgagaagagatcattgtgtgatggtgttttgtttgagttctgttaatgaaggaatgtgcagtgattagatcatgataattataggccggcgccgacatgtctagaatgtttagcaattagccatctgaaagtGTATTGAAGCCCtcccagggtgtgggtggagagtttgattgttcctgtgccttgaaaactgtataaaatcggagagtgaaccattaaagatgtcttcattttggaacaagtacagagctgcgtgtctcgtcttgattctggggaaatgggatggatcgggtcctgttggttggagtgtcgataagctgtcttggatgtcaTGGAACGTTGTAAATgctggtgaccgttacagtatcTATTTAAATATCTACaatttctatctatctactgtatgtatgtatctatctatctatctatctatctctagtcATTCATCTttatctataatttttatcatcatGTCTACTGAATAATCTATCGTCTATCTAATGACCTAtgtactatggggcagattcacagagaattagataggcgcagcgtatcagagatacgctacgccaccgtacctttcctggcgtaatttcgaatcctcaacgatttcgcgccgtagtgtatttctggcggcggaattcaaatcggcgattagggggcgtggttcatttaaatgaagcgcgtccccgcgccgattgaactgcgcatgctccgtatcgaaatttcccgccgtgctttgcgcgaaatgacgttgcaacgacgtcACTTTTTGAACttggacgtgagttacgtccatccctattcacggacgatttacggcaaaaaaaaattcaaatttcgacgcgggaacaacggccatacttaacatggcaagtctatctatacgccgcaaaatagcagctttaactatacaccggaaaaaaaagccgactagagacgacgtaagagaatgcgacggccgcgcgtacgttcgtggatcgtcggaaaaagataatttgcatacccgacgcggaaaacgacgcaaactccacccagaggacgccgaagtattgcatctacgatccgaaggcgtacgaagccgtacgcctgtcggatcgaacccagatgccgtcgtatcttggtttgaggattcaaactaaagatacgacgcaggaaatttgaaagtacgccggcgtatcagtagatacgccggcgtactctctctctggatctggccctttatatctatccaaaaatctatctatctatcataaaaAAAGATCTAAAGATCTACTatctgtctgtccatctatctatctatctagggaTAGGATTAGAGACAATTACCTACAGtatatcattatttatttatctgtCAATCTAATtctaataacaaaataaaaataaagctctatctatctatctatctatctatctatctatctatctatctatctatctatctatctatctatctatctatctatcgcttaACACATGACACACGGTTCACAAAGCATTGTGGAGGAATGGGAAAGAGTACATCAGtagacctctgctttcagacatgctggggtagattcaggtaggggcgcgcactgatacggcggcgcagcgtatcgtatttacgctacgccgccgtaacttacaggagcaagtgcagtattcacaaagtacttgctccataatttgcggcggtgtagcgtaaatggggccggcgtaagcgcgcgtaattgaaatgtggaagggggcgtgttttatgtaaatgtatgatgacctgatgtgattgacgttttgtaaggacggcgcatgcgccgtccgtgtacatatcccagtgtgcattgcttccaagtacggcgcaacgacgtattggtttcaacgtgaacgtaaattacgtccagccctattcgcgaacgacttatgcagacaacgtaaaaaattcaaatttcgacgtggaaacgacgtccatacttaacattgcgtgcgcctcctaatagcaggaacaaccttacgccgaaaaagcctaacgtaaacgacgtaactaaattgcgccgggcgtacgtatgtttgtgaatcggcgtatctagttaatttgcataatctacgccgacaacaacggaagcgcccctagcggccagcggcagaatgcaccctaagatacgacggcgtaagagacttatgccagtcgtatcttaggctaatgtcggcgtatctagctttctgaatacagaaagtagatacgccggcgcagctttggaattacgcgtcgtatctatggatacgccggcgtaattctttcctgaatctaccccgctGTCTCTGAATGAAACCTTTGATGGGGCTATAGAaagaaagggggaggagttacagcTCCAATCTATTATGTgtgtatacattttaaaatactaaATTTTCATATGTAATATTTCAAATTTACccaaccagaaaaaaataaaagctactTTATCGAATGATATATTTTTAATTCTAAccataaaaaatgataaaagaaaGTATGTAGAAAGTGACAGCCGGAGGACACATATGACACCTAATGTTATGTAGATAGCGGTCGGTAAGCCATCTGCCTGTATGTACACTATACAATTCATCACCTGCCTATAAGGAGAGGCCGGGGTAGAAGTCACAGATAAAACAGTGAATGTAGTCTGGTGATAAGATTGTTTAGTGAATAAATGGACCCTTCAAGGCCATTGACATGTCTTCATAGACACAAAGAGAGCCTCTTATATACAGCAATGTACACAGTACACAGTGTGGGTGACCACAATGCAATGTcagctctctgggtaatgtattGGCAGGACGGTGTTATTACCATGATAGCATAGACATCAGTGAGATATCATGATAATGGGACTAGGAATACAAAGAAGAGATGACATTGATGTGTTATTTATTAGTTCACTCCAAGCACGCAATATTCCCATCACCACACATGCTGTATGGTCAGCGGTTCTCAATTCCATGCTAAGATTCTACCCTGCCTGCCAGGATCCTCAGGATGGCATCAAAGATGACCCTTTGAAAATATAGGCTGCGTTCCCTGGTTCATGCTCACTCCCTATTTAAAGTATTTGTTAAGTCTAGATTTCAAATccatgccagcccctctattagaacCTGGCATAACACATTTAAGTCATTTCTAAAAATGAGTGTTGTAAATACCTATTTAGAgctatcttcaggccggtcatgtGACTCGCGGCCTGAAGATAGCTCTAAATAGGTATTTACAACACTCATTTTTAGAAATGACTTACATAGTGTGGTAtgccaggctctaatagaggggctggcagcgATCATTGTaggtcttttattttatataacagcggagggggggagcgggcagagacagagacacagagagggagctgacaggcagggaggagggggtgagggggagagaggagagcaaagAGGACTGCTGCGTAGGGACACACTCTGACCACagtggtcagggctcagcagaTCAGATTTTTGTGGTCAGTACAGAGAggggatacaggaagtggcaggttcagggagttttttttttttacagtttagaggggggggggcagattacacagcacaagcactgtgctgtttaaactGCTTTAAGTGACCAggatcttatttttttattttttttggaggattaaaaaatactttaacctcttgccgaccgcccacaggtcggctcggcttcgcaaaatcacgtaatataacgtgattttgcattgcagccactaggggcgcgcgcccctggtgccgatacgagtgcccggcgggcgcgataaccgccgggcacccgctatCGCTTGctacagagcaagaaccgggagctgtgtgtgtaaacacacagctcccggtcctttcagggggagaaatgactgattgcatgttcatacaatgtatgaacagcgatctgtcatttcccctagtcagtcccaccaccccttcagttagaacacaatgagggaacataattaaccccttccccgccccctagtgtttaccccttccctgccagtgacatttttacagtaatcaatgcatttttatagcactgatcgctataaaaatgccaatggtcccaaagatgtgtcaaaagtgtccgaagtgtccgccataaggtcgcagtaccgataaaaatcgcagatcgccaccattactagtaaaaaaaaaaaatattcataaaaatgccataaatctatcccctattttgtagacgctatggcccagattctcagaagagatacgacggcgtatctctgagttgcgccatcgtatctatgcgcctgattcttagaatcagttacgcatagatatccattagatccgacaggcgtaagtcttacgccgtcggatcgtaattgcatttttttttgaccgctaggtggcgct
This window contains:
- the LOC120919237 gene encoding osteoclast stimulatory transmembrane protein, translated to MAPYTPTTIRILSKCRSGWAYFQTAIYPRIRAFALEVSEAYSIPVPRDWRQTLLLVLTCSIMSSLSGIFLFTWLFHSLLYDHFPAFVLSTILALLLWGLLVLVHPIRCMLTIIIPTLGTKQGSRLLLSTCFMVIALNIIPNIFQNLKTIFQIFRCISQHSTEQILNSTKSFTDLAHDVNNLVTDTTCTMETLSGKFAPEVNIVAQVNASAVSNVIAQAGNRLKVNFETAESLFKDIMLMANRVMAGIFIVYTLVGATWYLRSYLTNIKFDNKYITSQLEQLAKKKKVSNLASVSSIKLIKSTGFKMSKKELGASLFRCLVILLFVLLTVLIITADHIVFHFTVAVGQWVDSLPSLQVLFDLKYQADVTVLGVFKVNHVTYSRVLESNVTFFSPHCTRPASPPESSTTAAIGLIYCVLFGMVFLEAYAQRFCRKISATFYRRREEERVQYLLDQIQKKLQDGPQNSEGQHSTEASADFRIGESPVSFVTLP